One genomic window of Panicum hallii strain FIL2 chromosome 6, PHallii_v3.1, whole genome shotgun sequence includes the following:
- the LOC112897847 gene encoding putative disease resistance protein RGA1 isoform X1, with amino-acid sequence MLCCFEDDMVDMKETLETIGATMEDAEKRSIKEKEVQLWLKRLKNAALDISDMIDEFQPDSKQTDGNKKTGILSCVDIAPKITMANKMKKDA; translated from the exons ATGCTGTGCTGCTTCGAGGACGACATGGTGGACATGAAGGAGACGCTGGAGACAATCGGAGCGACGATGGAGGATGCAGAGAAGCGGTCGATCAAGGAGAAGGAAGTGCAGCTGTGGCTGAAGCGGCTCAAGAATGCCGCCTTGGACATCTCCGACATGATCGACGAGTTCCAGCCAGACTCGAAACAGACTGATGGAAATAAG AAGACGGGGATTTTATCATGTGTTGACATCGCACCCAAGATTACCATGGCTAATAAAATGAAAAAAGATGCGTGA
- the LOC112897847 gene encoding putative disease resistance protein RGA1 isoform X2 — protein MLCCFEDDMVDMKETLETIGATMEDAEKRSIKEKEVQLWLKRLKNAALDISDMIDEFQPDSKQTDGNKTGILSCVDIAPKITMANKMKKDA, from the exons ATGCTGTGCTGCTTCGAGGACGACATGGTGGACATGAAGGAGACGCTGGAGACAATCGGAGCGACGATGGAGGATGCAGAGAAGCGGTCGATCAAGGAGAAGGAAGTGCAGCTGTGGCTGAAGCGGCTCAAGAATGCCGCCTTGGACATCTCCGACATGATCGACGAGTTCCAGCCAGACTCGAAACAGACTGATGGAAATAAG ACGGGGATTTTATCATGTGTTGACATCGCACCCAAGATTACCATGGCTAATAAAATGAAAAAAGATGCGTGA